A DNA window from Anastrepha obliqua isolate idAnaObli1 chromosome 5, idAnaObli1_1.0, whole genome shotgun sequence contains the following coding sequences:
- the LOC129248481 gene encoding CD63 antigen: MARDQLNSSMRCAKFMLIIVSFMFALTAILLVMVGTTIQAIFGDFNQFLDAHFSSPPALLIAIGFILLLVAALGAYGAVKESVMLINLYGFCLFLVFILEVAAAIAAFVMQTQVREMLVRTMNESIQAYDDNVYVQDGVDFMQGTLGCCGVNSPVDWKRQNDSSVDNNIELPSSCCAEFSFDDINYCVQPYESGCLSRMDFIISQSTMLIATGATTVAFVQILGVLCAFMLAKTLRRNKSIRAARRWQLQQSLGVLISGGKVAPPTNSPINGYTQLERAERYMEQDPITYTPSSPSVN, encoded by the exons CTTACTGCAATTTTGCTTGTCATGGTCGGCACTACCATTCAGGCGATCTTTGGTGACTTCAATCAATTCCTCGATGCGCACTTTTCTTCTCCGCCAGCGCTACTCATAGCGATCGGCTTCATTTTATTGCTCGTGGCTGCGCTCGGTGCCTATGGTGCGGTCAAGGAGAGCGTTATGCTAATCAATTTG TATGGCTTTTGCTTATTCCTGGTATTCATCCTCGAGGTGGCCGCAGCCATTGCCGCTTTTGTGATGCAAACTCAAGTGCGTGAAATGTTGGTGCGCACGATGAACGAGTCCATACAGGCATATGATGACAATGTCTATGTGCAGGATGGTGTCGACTTTATGCAGGGCACT CTTGGTTGCTGCGGCGTAAACAGCCCCGTGGACTGGAAGCGTCAGAATGACAGCAGCGTGGATAATAACATTGAATTGCCATCATCATGCTGTGCTGAATTCTCTTTCGATGATATCAACTACTGTGTCCAGCCCTACGAAAGCGGATGCTTGTCACGCATGGATTTCATCATTTCACAGAGCACCATGTTGATTGCCACTGGCGCCACCACTGTGGCATTTGTGCAG ATTCTTGGCGTTCTTTGCGCCTTTATGCTCGCAAAAACTTTACGCCGCAACAAGTCCATACGCGCCGCACGTCGCTGGCAGTTACAACAAAGTCTGGGCGTACTTATTTCTGGTGGAAAAGTGGCGCCACCGACCAACTCACCAATCAATGGTTATACACAATTGGAGCGCGCGGAACGTTACATGGAACAGGATCCCATTACGTATACGCCAAGTAGTCCCAGCGTGAATTAA
- the LOC129249173 gene encoding argininosuccinate lyase encodes MAQQLWGGRFGDAEGKTSECLAKLNCSLPLDSRFYAEDIDGSIAYAEGLARAGLLTNKEAADIGAALEVVRREWKDGSIKFLPSDEDVHTVNERRLTELIGDVGKRLHTGRSRNDQVITDMKLWLRRGIRETVAGLLAVIGAAVAQAHKNLGVLMPGYTHLQRAQAVQFSHWMLSHAFALQADCQRLLELKERANLLPLGSGALAGNPLGVDREWLAKRLNFAGVTPNSMHAVGDRDFVVDFIYCCSLASLHLSRLAEDLILYATKEFDFIKIADAFSTGSSLMPQKRNPDSLELVRGISGSICSSLSGIMMTIKGTPTTYNKDLQFDKQYAFDAFDRLQDALTVVEGVVKTMQLNRERMESALSPDMLATDWAYYLVRKGVPFRQAHHYIGEVVAYAEKIGRELTEIPLGDLQNICEHFDVDIVQVADFGENVEKYDVPGGTATNSVKQQLKTLQAYVDGLKRFK; translated from the exons ATGGCACAACAACTATGGGGTGGTCGTTTCGGCGATGCCGAGGGTAAAACAAGCGAATGTTTGGCTAAATTAAATTGCAGTTTACCACTCGATTCGCGCTTCTACGCCGAAGATATTGACGGCAGCATAGCCTATGCGGAGGGGCTCGCACGTGCCGGTTTGCTTACCAATAAAGAGGCAGCCGACATTGGCGCCGCGTTAGAAGTTGTGCGTCGCGAATGGAAGGATGGTAGTATAAAATTTTTGCCCAGCGATGAGGATGTACACACAGTGAATGAACGTCGCCTCACCGAACTAATTGGCGATGTGGGCAAGCGTTTGCATACCGGCCGCAGTCGCAATGATCAAGTGATTACCGACATGAAGTTGTGGTTGCGACGCGGCATACGTGAAACGGTAGCTGGCTTGCTTGCGGTCATTGGGGCCGCTGTGGCGCAGGCACATAAAAATTTGGGTGTACTTATGCCGGGCTATACGCATTTGCAACGCGCTCAGGCAGTGCAATTCTCACATTGGATGCTCTCGCATGCGTTTGCCCTGCAAGCGGACTGTCAGCGGTTGTTGGAGTTGAAAGAGCGCGCCAATCTATTGCCTTTGGGTAGCGGCGCATTGGCTGGCAATCCATTGGGTGTGGATCGTGAGTGGTTGGCAAAGCGTCTGAATTTTGCCGGTGTGACGCCGAACAGCATGCATGCGGTGGGTGATCGCGATTTTGTGG tCGACTTTATCTACTGCTGCTCGCTGGCCAGCCTGCATCTGTCGCGCCTCGCTGAGGATTTAATACTCTATGCTACTAAGgaatttgattttataaaaatcgcCGATGCTTTCTCAACTGGCAGCAGCTTGATGCCACAGAAACGTAATCCCGATAGTTTGGAGTTGGTGCGCGGAATTTCGGGCAGTATTTGCTCCTCGTTGAGTG GCATCATGATGACCATCAAGGGTACACCTACCACCTACAATAAGGATTTGCAATTCGATAAGCAATACGCCTTCGATGCTTTTGATCGGCTACAAGACGCCTTAACTGTAGTTGAGGGTGTAGTAAAAACCATGCAACTGAATCGGGAACGCATGGAATCAGCGCTGAGTCCAGATATGTTGGCCACTGATTGG GCCTACTATCTGGTGCGCAAAGGTGTGCCATTCCGTCAAGCGCACCACTATATCGGCGAAGTGGTCGCCTATGCCGAAAAAATAGGCCGGGAACTCACGGAAATTCCGTTGGGTGATCTACAAAACATCTGCGAACACTTCGATGTGGATATAGTGCAGGTGGCAGATTTTGGTGAGAATGTGGAAAAATATGACGTGCCTGGTGGCACAGCAACTAATTCGGTGAAACAGCAGTTGAAGACTTTGCAGGCCTATGTCGATGGGCTCAAGAGgttcaaatga